A genomic segment from Drosophila miranda strain MSH22 chromosome 3, D.miranda_PacBio2.1, whole genome shotgun sequence encodes:
- the LOC117188440 gene encoding myb-like protein AA encodes MTTALLTSASAMYTHQQQQQQQAQPSGRNAILKQQGSVKGDKRVSIQQTSSSNHNNNNNNNNNAKSATNVEYISEGAGSKVRLTAKPPAGPRPASLIITRSDSNSQFQLLRSSSVDYDDVEAQEHRTTIRTTLLEQQEEDEAAPFVFTARK; translated from the exons ATGACGACTGCATTGCTTACCTCAGCCTCGGCCATGTACacgcatcagcagcagcagcagcagcaggcgcagCCTTCGGGTCGCAATGCTATACTGAAGCAGCAGGGGAGTGTCAAGGGCGACAAGCGGGTATCGATTCAACAAACATCGAGCAGTAAtcataacaacaacaacaacaacaacaataatgcCAAGTCAGCAACGAATGTTGAATATATCTCCGAAGGAGCAGGAAGCAAAGTGCGACTAACCGCAAAGCCGCCAGCAG GACCCCGGCCAGCCTCGCTGATCATCACCAGGTCCGATTCCAACTCACAGTTCCAGCTGCTACGCTCCTCCTCAGTGGACTATGACGACGTGGAGGCCCAAGAGCACCGGACTACGATCCGGACGACACTGCTAGAGCAACAGGAGGAGGATGAAGCGGCACCGTTCGTGTTTACAGCGCGCAAATGA
- the LOC117188438 gene encoding myb-like protein P, giving the protein MTTALLTSASAMYTHQQQQQQQAQPSGRNSILKQQGSVKGDKRVSIQQTSSSNHNNNNNNNNNAKSATNVEYISEGAGSKVRLTAKPPAGPRPASLIITRSDSNSQFQLLRSSSVDNDDVEAQEHRTTIRTTLLEQQEEDEAAPFVFTARK; this is encoded by the exons ACacgcatcagcagcagcagcagcagcaggcgcagCCTTCGGGTCGCAATTCTATACTGAAGCAGCAGGGGAGTGTCAAGGGCGATAAGCGGGTATCGATTCAACAAACATCGAGCAGTAAtcataacaacaacaacaacaacaacaataatgcCAAGTCAGCAACGAATGTTGAATATATCTCCGAAGGAGCAGGAAGCAAAGTGCGACTAACCGCAAAGCCGCCAGCAG GACCCCGGCCAGCCTCGCTGATCATCACCAGGTCCGATTCCAACTCACAGTTCCAGCTGCTACGCTCCTCCTCAGTGGACAATGACGACGTGGAGGCCCAAGAGCACCGGACTACGATCCGGACGACACTGTTAGAGCAACAGGAGGAGGATGAAGCGGCACCGTTCGTGTTTACAGCGCGCAAATGA